One Clostridiales bacterium genomic region harbors:
- a CDS encoding 23S rRNA (pseudouridine(1915)-N(3))-methyltransferase RlmH, producing QLMRVILLEQVYRSFKILNNETYHK from the coding sequence ATCAATTGATGCGTGTTATTCTATTGGAACAGGTATATAGGTCATTTAAAATATTAAATAATGAGACATACCATAAGTAA